One stretch of Bombus vancouverensis nearcticus chromosome 16, iyBomVanc1_principal, whole genome shotgun sequence DNA includes these proteins:
- the LOC117160184 gene encoding pancreatic triacylglycerol lipase, producing MSFVNGTMMLLAYTANMIATLPEKVGSELGENTIDNTNVTTTTLSPEERENQFDFDDQWYMWRCFDPYGCFYIGSPWSGENRPVSTFPARPDSINPRYMLYTRDNKAQPRELKIDKYETIRGAPLRNDRNLYLIVHGFLDNGDKTWVLRTMEELLTKEDSNVVIVNWIGGAGPPYTQAVANTRLVGAMTARLAYQLIEVGRVDSTRIHCIGHSLGAHTCGYIGYTLRQTYDHKLGRITGLDPAEPHFSNTSTMVRLDPTDATFVTAIHTDCNPFISGGLGITQPVAHIDFYPNGGRNQPGCNEGVLNFITLEHGSFFRGIKRFVGCNHIRSYEYFIESINTNCSFLTVPCPSWDKFLEGSCFDCVNQYCPKFGLDAQPGNYHASVYSMTGSTKPFCRGHYKVVVNVSKTNESVDHGGEVGTFVLKVIGQNGEKSGRMPLSSQSTYYEPGSTHTVVLLGDVVGKLESVEISWEYRVSVFNPLTWRLLHTPRVYIDSLSVESLEAAHSITVCPDESKALLAKQPKILTTKNCQIARLNVVST from the exons ATGTCGTTCGTGAACGGGACGATGATGCTACTCGCGTACACCGCCAACATGATCGCCACGTTACCTGAAAAAGTGGGTTCCGAGCTTGGTGAGAACACTATCGACAACACGAACGTAACGACGACCACGTTATCACCGGAAGAACGAGAAAACCAATTTGATTTTGACGATC AATGGTACATGTGGCGATGTTTCGATCCGTACGGCTGCTTCTACATCGGTTCGCCATGGTCCGGAGAGAACAGACCAGTCTCCACGTTTCCGGCTCGCCCGGACAGCATAAATCCACGTTACATGCTTTACACTCGAGATAATAAGGCACAACCACGCGAGCTCAAAATCGATAAGTACGAAACTATTCGCGGGGCGCCCCTTAGAAACGATAGGAACCTTTATTTGATCGTTCATGGCTTTCTCGACAACGGCGACAAAACGTGGGTTTTG AGAACGATGGAGGAATTATTAACCAAGGAAGACAGCAACGTGGTGATCGTGAATTGGATCGGTGGAGCGGGTCCACCATACACGCAAGCTGTGGCCAACACAAGATTGGTAGGTGCGATGACGGCTCGTTTGGCTTATCAGTTGATCGAAGTTGGACGAGTGGATTCCACGAGGATACACTGCATAGGGCACAGTCTTGGCGCGCATACTTGCGGCTATATCGGATATACTTTAAGGCAGACGTACGATCATAAACTTGGAAGGATCACTG GCCTCGATCCTGCCGAACCGCATTTCAGCAACACGTCGACGATGGTTCGGCTCGATCCGACCGATGCCACCTTCGTCACAGCTATCCACACCGATTGCAATCCTTTTATCAGCGGCGGCCTCGGCATCACTCAACCTGTCGCGCATATCGATTTCTATCCGAACGGTGGTCGCAATCAACCTGGTTGCAACGAGGGTGTTCTCAATTTTATCACCTTGGAACACGGCAGCTTCTTCCGTG GGATAAAGAGATTCGTCGGCTGCAATCACATCCGCAGTTACGAATATTTCATAGAGAGTATCAACACGAACTGTTCGTTTCTGACGGTTCCTTGCCCCTCTTGGGACAAGTTTCTAGAAGGCAGTTGCTTCGACTGCGTGAATCAGTACTGTCCCAAGTTCGGATTAGACGCTCAACCCGGAAACTACCACGCATCCGTCTACTCGATGACTGGATCCACCAAACCGTTTTGCA GAGGTCATTACAAAGTCGTGGTCAACGTCTCGAAGACGAACGAGAGTGTGGACCACGGTGGCGAAGTTGGAACTTTCGTGCTTAAAGTAATTGGACAAAATGGAGAAAAGTCAGGGAGAATGCCGCTCAGTTCTCAATCGACGTACTACGAACCAGGTAGCACTCACACTGTGGTACTGCTTGGTGACGTGGTTGGCAAACTGGAATCAGTGGAAATTTCGTGGGAGTACCGAGTCTCTGTTTTCAATCCGCTCACGTGGAGGCTTCTGCACACGCCTCGCGTCTATATCGACTCGTTGAGCGTCGAGAGTTTGGAGGCCGCTCACAG CATTACCGTGTGCCCTGACGAATCGAAAGCTCTGCTCGCCAAGCAACCAAAGATCTTGACGACCAAGAATTGTCAAATAGCTCGGCTGAACGTGGTCTCAACCTAG
- the LOC117160183 gene encoding pancreatic lipase-related protein 2 isoform X1 gives MMRRKKQGVTEGGEASILLLVALTPVICSAGILDPWQWARSDRIDVNIPWLPFENETRCYDELGCLNITRSWYHLIHRPLNVFPLPREVINTKFILYTNDNNVEGQTLSAAKDKSIKRSYFDPKRKTKFIIHGFIDTPLSNWVNEMRNELLKHDNYNVIIVDWGGGSLPLYTQATANTRLVGLEIAHLVKHLQTNYGLDPNDVHLIGHSLGAHTAGYAGEKMGGKVGRITGLDPAEPYFQGMPSHVRLDYTDAKLVDVIHTDGKNFFFLGLPGYGMIQPCGHLDFYPNNGKEQPGCTDLSETTPSLPLTLIKEGLEEASRVLVACNHVRSIKLFTESINSKCQYVAHECSSYASFLKGECFSCKSNNSLSCGIMGYHADTSPALVGRQAMGQDILSLLGSKFFFATGKEDPFCRRHYRITIDLARPPSAESWVQGFLKVTFHAENDVIRDIDLTPSGYMKLEHGSTVRMVVAHPAGASGELGKIRRVELSWTYDMDVLQPKSLCFFWCNDRLYVNSVTVDVMEIPGRGKREADFTSRLCSASRQEYAEIASGSTASFVDNC, from the exons AT GATGAGGAGGAAGAAGCAAGGAGTCACCGAGGGCGGAGAAGCGTCGATTCTGCTACTCGTCGCATTGACTCCTGTTATCTGTTCCGCTGGAATCCTGGACCCTTGGCAGTGGGCACGTAGCGATCGAATCGACGTCAACATTCCTTGGTTGCCGT TCGAGAACGAGACACGATGCTACGACGAGCTAGGGTGCCTGAACATAACCAGAAGCTGGTATCACCTTATCCATAGACCGCTCAACGTCTTCCCTTTACCACGAGAAGTCATCAATACGAAATTTATCCTATACACGAACGATAATAACGTCGAA GGCCAGACCTTGTCAGCCGCGAAAGACAAGTCAATAAAACGGTCGTACTTCGATccgaaaaggaaaacaaaatTCATTATACACGGATTCATAGATACACCGCTCAGCAATTGGGTCAAC GAAATGAGAAACGAATTATTGAAGCACGACAACTACAATGTCATCATAGTTGACTGGGGTGGAGGAAGTTTGCCGCTTTATACTCAAGCAACCGCCAACACGAGACTGGTGGGCCTCGAAATAGCTCATCTCGTTAAACACCTGCAG ACAAATTATGGACTGGACCCAAATGACGTGCACCTGATCGGACACAGCTTGGGGGCACATACCGCGGGATATGCAGGAGAAAAGATGGGAGGGAAGGTTGGTCGTATTACGGGATTGGATCCTGCAGAGCCCTATTTCCAAGGGATGCCCAGTCACGTAAGACTGGACTACACCGACGCCAAGTTGGTCGACGTCATTCACACCGATGGCAAGAACTTCTTTTTCCTAG GGCTTCCCGGATATGGAATGATTCAACCATGTGGCCACCTGGACTTCTACCCGAACAATGGCAAGGAACAGCCAGGATGCACGGATCTCAGCGAAACTACCCCTTCCTTGCCTTTAACCCTGATCAAAGAAGGTCTGGAAGAAGCGTCGCGAGTACTGGTTGCCTGCAATCATGTGCGTTCCATAAAACTCTTCACCGAGAGCATCAACTCCAAGTGCCAATACGTGGCCCACGAGTGTTCCAGTTACGCCAGCTTCCTCAAAGGCGAATGTTTCTCGTGCAAGAGCAACAACAGTCTTAGTTGCGGTATCATGGGTTATCATGCAGACACCAGTCCAGCTTTGGTTGGAAGGCAGGCTATGGGACAGGATATTCTGTCTCTGCTCGGGTCGAAATTCTTCTTCGCCACTGGCAAAGAAGATCCTTTTTGCA GGAGACATTACAGGATCACCATCGATCTTGCCCGGCCACCGAGTGCAGAAAGTTGGGTCCAAGGCTTCCTGAAAGTCACTTTTCACGCGGAAAATGACGTTATTCGAGACATTGATCTCACACCTAG CGGTTACATGAAATTGGAACATGGATCGACAGTCCGAATGGTCGTCGCTCATCCGGCCGGTGCATCCGGTGAACTTGGGAAAATTCGACGCGTCGAGCTTTCATGGACCTACGATATGGACGTGTTACAACCGAAGTCGCTCTGCTTCTTCTGGTGTAACGATCGCCTCTACGTCAACAGCGTCACAGTGGACGTTATGGAAATCCCGGGAAGAGG GAAAAGAGAAGCAGACTTCACCAGCAGGCTCTGTTCGGCAAGTAGACAGGAGTACGCAGAAATTGCCAGCGGTTCCACCGCGTCTTTCGTCGACAACTGCTGA
- the LOC117160183 gene encoding pancreatic lipase-related protein 2 isoform X2: MRRKKQGVTEGGEASILLLVALTPVICSAGILDPWQWARSDRIDVNIPWLPFENETRCYDELGCLNITRSWYHLIHRPLNVFPLPREVINTKFILYTNDNNVEGQTLSAAKDKSIKRSYFDPKRKTKFIIHGFIDTPLSNWVNEMRNELLKHDNYNVIIVDWGGGSLPLYTQATANTRLVGLEIAHLVKHLQTNYGLDPNDVHLIGHSLGAHTAGYAGEKMGGKVGRITGLDPAEPYFQGMPSHVRLDYTDAKLVDVIHTDGKNFFFLGLPGYGMIQPCGHLDFYPNNGKEQPGCTDLSETTPSLPLTLIKEGLEEASRVLVACNHVRSIKLFTESINSKCQYVAHECSSYASFLKGECFSCKSNNSLSCGIMGYHADTSPALVGRQAMGQDILSLLGSKFFFATGKEDPFCRRHYRITIDLARPPSAESWVQGFLKVTFHAENDVIRDIDLTPSGYMKLEHGSTVRMVVAHPAGASGELGKIRRVELSWTYDMDVLQPKSLCFFWCNDRLYVNSVTVDVMEIPGRGKREADFTSRLCSASRQEYAEIASGSTASFVDNC; encoded by the exons ATGAGGAGGAAGAAGCAAGGAGTCACCGAGGGCGGAGAAGCGTCGATTCTGCTACTCGTCGCATTGACTCCTGTTATCTGTTCCGCTGGAATCCTGGACCCTTGGCAGTGGGCACGTAGCGATCGAATCGACGTCAACATTCCTTGGTTGCCGT TCGAGAACGAGACACGATGCTACGACGAGCTAGGGTGCCTGAACATAACCAGAAGCTGGTATCACCTTATCCATAGACCGCTCAACGTCTTCCCTTTACCACGAGAAGTCATCAATACGAAATTTATCCTATACACGAACGATAATAACGTCGAA GGCCAGACCTTGTCAGCCGCGAAAGACAAGTCAATAAAACGGTCGTACTTCGATccgaaaaggaaaacaaaatTCATTATACACGGATTCATAGATACACCGCTCAGCAATTGGGTCAAC GAAATGAGAAACGAATTATTGAAGCACGACAACTACAATGTCATCATAGTTGACTGGGGTGGAGGAAGTTTGCCGCTTTATACTCAAGCAACCGCCAACACGAGACTGGTGGGCCTCGAAATAGCTCATCTCGTTAAACACCTGCAG ACAAATTATGGACTGGACCCAAATGACGTGCACCTGATCGGACACAGCTTGGGGGCACATACCGCGGGATATGCAGGAGAAAAGATGGGAGGGAAGGTTGGTCGTATTACGGGATTGGATCCTGCAGAGCCCTATTTCCAAGGGATGCCCAGTCACGTAAGACTGGACTACACCGACGCCAAGTTGGTCGACGTCATTCACACCGATGGCAAGAACTTCTTTTTCCTAG GGCTTCCCGGATATGGAATGATTCAACCATGTGGCCACCTGGACTTCTACCCGAACAATGGCAAGGAACAGCCAGGATGCACGGATCTCAGCGAAACTACCCCTTCCTTGCCTTTAACCCTGATCAAAGAAGGTCTGGAAGAAGCGTCGCGAGTACTGGTTGCCTGCAATCATGTGCGTTCCATAAAACTCTTCACCGAGAGCATCAACTCCAAGTGCCAATACGTGGCCCACGAGTGTTCCAGTTACGCCAGCTTCCTCAAAGGCGAATGTTTCTCGTGCAAGAGCAACAACAGTCTTAGTTGCGGTATCATGGGTTATCATGCAGACACCAGTCCAGCTTTGGTTGGAAGGCAGGCTATGGGACAGGATATTCTGTCTCTGCTCGGGTCGAAATTCTTCTTCGCCACTGGCAAAGAAGATCCTTTTTGCA GGAGACATTACAGGATCACCATCGATCTTGCCCGGCCACCGAGTGCAGAAAGTTGGGTCCAAGGCTTCCTGAAAGTCACTTTTCACGCGGAAAATGACGTTATTCGAGACATTGATCTCACACCTAG CGGTTACATGAAATTGGAACATGGATCGACAGTCCGAATGGTCGTCGCTCATCCGGCCGGTGCATCCGGTGAACTTGGGAAAATTCGACGCGTCGAGCTTTCATGGACCTACGATATGGACGTGTTACAACCGAAGTCGCTCTGCTTCTTCTGGTGTAACGATCGCCTCTACGTCAACAGCGTCACAGTGGACGTTATGGAAATCCCGGGAAGAGG GAAAAGAGAAGCAGACTTCACCAGCAGGCTCTGTTCGGCAAGTAGACAGGAGTACGCAGAAATTGCCAGCGGTTCCACCGCGTCTTTCGTCGACAACTGCTGA
- the LOC117160183 gene encoding pancreatic triacylglycerol lipase isoform X3, whose amino-acid sequence MMRRKKQGVTEGGEASILLLVALTPVICSAGILDPWQWARSDRIDVNIPWLPFENETRCYDELGCLNITRSWYHLIHRPLNVFPLPREVINTKFILYTNDNNVEGQTLSAAKDKSIKRSYFDPKRKTKFIIHGFIDTPLSNWVNEMRNELLKHDNYNVIIVDWGGGSLPLYTQATANTRLVGLEIAHLVKHLQTNYGLDPNDVHLIGHSLGAHTAGYAGEKMGGKVGRITGLDPAEPYFQGMPSHVRLDYTDAKLVDVIHTDGKNFFFLGLPGYGMIQPCGHLDFYPNNGKEQPGCTDLSETTPSLPLTLIKEGLEEASRVLVACNHVRSIKLFTESINSKCQYVAHECSSYASFLKGECFSCKSNNSLSCGIMGYHADTSPALVGRQAMGQDILSLLGSKFFFATGKEDPFCRRHYRITIDLARPPSAESWVQGFLKVTFHAENDVIRDIDLTPR is encoded by the exons AT GATGAGGAGGAAGAAGCAAGGAGTCACCGAGGGCGGAGAAGCGTCGATTCTGCTACTCGTCGCATTGACTCCTGTTATCTGTTCCGCTGGAATCCTGGACCCTTGGCAGTGGGCACGTAGCGATCGAATCGACGTCAACATTCCTTGGTTGCCGT TCGAGAACGAGACACGATGCTACGACGAGCTAGGGTGCCTGAACATAACCAGAAGCTGGTATCACCTTATCCATAGACCGCTCAACGTCTTCCCTTTACCACGAGAAGTCATCAATACGAAATTTATCCTATACACGAACGATAATAACGTCGAA GGCCAGACCTTGTCAGCCGCGAAAGACAAGTCAATAAAACGGTCGTACTTCGATccgaaaaggaaaacaaaatTCATTATACACGGATTCATAGATACACCGCTCAGCAATTGGGTCAAC GAAATGAGAAACGAATTATTGAAGCACGACAACTACAATGTCATCATAGTTGACTGGGGTGGAGGAAGTTTGCCGCTTTATACTCAAGCAACCGCCAACACGAGACTGGTGGGCCTCGAAATAGCTCATCTCGTTAAACACCTGCAG ACAAATTATGGACTGGACCCAAATGACGTGCACCTGATCGGACACAGCTTGGGGGCACATACCGCGGGATATGCAGGAGAAAAGATGGGAGGGAAGGTTGGTCGTATTACGGGATTGGATCCTGCAGAGCCCTATTTCCAAGGGATGCCCAGTCACGTAAGACTGGACTACACCGACGCCAAGTTGGTCGACGTCATTCACACCGATGGCAAGAACTTCTTTTTCCTAG GGCTTCCCGGATATGGAATGATTCAACCATGTGGCCACCTGGACTTCTACCCGAACAATGGCAAGGAACAGCCAGGATGCACGGATCTCAGCGAAACTACCCCTTCCTTGCCTTTAACCCTGATCAAAGAAGGTCTGGAAGAAGCGTCGCGAGTACTGGTTGCCTGCAATCATGTGCGTTCCATAAAACTCTTCACCGAGAGCATCAACTCCAAGTGCCAATACGTGGCCCACGAGTGTTCCAGTTACGCCAGCTTCCTCAAAGGCGAATGTTTCTCGTGCAAGAGCAACAACAGTCTTAGTTGCGGTATCATGGGTTATCATGCAGACACCAGTCCAGCTTTGGTTGGAAGGCAGGCTATGGGACAGGATATTCTGTCTCTGCTCGGGTCGAAATTCTTCTTCGCCACTGGCAAAGAAGATCCTTTTTGCA GGAGACATTACAGGATCACCATCGATCTTGCCCGGCCACCGAGTGCAGAAAGTTGGGTCCAAGGCTTCCTGAAAGTCACTTTTCACGCGGAAAATGACGTTATTCGAGACATTGATCTCACACCTAGGTAA